A region of Streptomyces halobius DNA encodes the following proteins:
- a CDS encoding DUF397 domain-containing protein, which translates to MAESITEQRLADDTRPELDLTHAEWQSSSQGVGDVQIAFVEGYIAMRNRRSPEIPALIFTPAEWHAFVLGAREGEFDLT; encoded by the coding sequence GTGGCCGAAAGCATCACCGAGCAGCGGCTCGCGGACGACACCAGGCCCGAGCTCGACCTGACCCATGCCGAGTGGCAGTCGAGCAGCCAGGGCGTGGGCGACGTCCAGATCGCCTTCGTCGAGGGCTATATCGCGATGCGCAACCGCCGCAGCCCGGAGATCCCGGCGCTGATCTTCACTCCCGCCGAGTGGCATGCGTTCGTCCTTGGGGCACGCGAGGGGGAGTTCGATTTGACATGA